The following proteins are encoded in a genomic region of Toxotes jaculatrix isolate fToxJac2 chromosome 3, fToxJac2.pri, whole genome shotgun sequence:
- the brk1 gene encoding probable protein BRICK1: MAGQEDPVQREIHQDWANREYIEVITSSIKKIADFLNSFDMSCRSRLATLNEKLTALERRIEYIEARVTKGETLT, encoded by the exons ATGGCTGGTCAGGAAGATCCAGTGCAAAGAGAGATTCACCAAGACTGGGCGAATCGAGAGTATATAGAAGTAATTACGAGCAGTATCAAAAAAATCGCCGACTTTCTTAACTCTTTCG ATATGTCGTGTCGATCCCGTTTGGCTACTCTCAATGAGAAGCTGACAGCGTTGGAGAGGAGAATTGAATACATTGAGGCAAGG GTGACAAAAGGAGAGACCCTGACCTAA
- the rbm5 gene encoding RNA-binding protein 5 isoform X1 has product MGADKRISRTERSGRYGSDQPRDESEWRDRRERDQERDHNMRRWGEERRSDRYEGGDRRGLRDSPEQRERKRRNSDRSEDGYHSDGDYPEQDYRREPGDEKKSKTIMLWGLSPHVTEDDVRFAIDQLEGPQPVDVRLMKKKTGISRGFAFVDFYHLQDATRWMETNQKRLTIQGKSVDMHYSHPRNKYEDWLCNTCGLYNFRRRLKCFRCGAAKAESETNSNTGASETQPSGDFYGDTIILRNIAPLTTVEAIMAALAPYANLSSNNIRLIKDKQTGQNRGFAFVQLSSPLEASQLLTILQGLQPPLKLDGKTIGVDYAKSARKDLLLPDGNRVSAFSVASTAIAAAQWSSSQSSEGMSEYSYLQEGYTPMSQDYQTFFQQGAGASTSQGNGILGAAPGVKIVPTAAGVVISQSAQVYQPHIIAQPAVQALPLAQQLEPKPQTGHLSSVETASAPVAPVVAATVTDASTVTTSGQTTDSSAAVPDTSTYQYDESSGYYYDPQTGLYYDPNTHYYYNSQTQQYLYWDSEKQTYVPAATDPNAGQNDNTTSGSAATGSKEPKEGKEKKEKPKSKTAQQIAKDMERWAKSLNKQKENFKSSFQPISQEERKEAAAADAGYTLFEKKQVGGLDRLMSEMPRGPEEEPPTSSVNTSKCGLVAAYSGDSDPEEGGTEPDVGDGGQDKLTDWKKLACLLCRRQFPNKESLIRHQQLSDLHKKNLEVLRRSKMSEAELEELERKETEMKYRDRAAERREKYGIPEPPAPKKKKFSQPAPVINYEQPTKDGLNSDNIGNKMLQAMGWKEGKGLGRNQQGITAPIEAQLRTKGAGLGIKGSNYTLSASDTYKDAVRKAMFARFTELE; this is encoded by the exons atGGGAGCTGATAAAAG GATTAGTCGGACAGAGCGCAGCGGTAGATATGGCTCTGACCAGCCCCGTGATGAATCAGAATGGCGCGACAGAAGAGAGCGGGATCAAGAGCGTGATCACAACATGCGCCGCTGGGGGGAAGAAAGACGCAGTGATCGTTATGAAGGAGGAGATCGCAGAGGATTGAGGGACAGTCCAGAG caaagagaaagaaaacgaCGCAACAGTGATAGATCAGAAGATGGGTATCACTCTGATGGCGACTACCCAGAGCAGGATTACAGAAGGGAACCTGGAGACGAGAAGAAGAGCAAGACCATCATGCTCTGGGGTCTGTCTCCTCATGTCACTGAGGATGAT GTTCGTTTTGCCATAGACCAACTGGAGGGACCCCAGCCAGTGGATGTCAGgctgatgaaaaagaaaacag GTATAAGCCGTGGTTTCGCCTTCGTGGACTTTTATCACTTGCAAGATGCTACCCGATGGATGGAGACCAATCAG AAACGTCTGACCATCCAAGGCAAAAGCGTGGACATGCACTACAGTCACCCCAGAAACAAGTATGAAGACTGGCTCTGCAACACT TGTGGCCTGTACAATTTCCGGAGGAGGCTGAAGTGCTTCAGGTGTGGAGCAGCCAAAGCTG AAAGTGAAACCAACAGTAACACTGGAGCCTCTGAAACTCAACCCAGTGGAGATTTCTATGGCGACA CAATCATCCTGCGAAATATTGCTCCCCTGACCACCGTGGAAGCCATCATGGCAGCCCTGGCACCATATGCTAATCTTTCATCCAACAACATTCGCCTCATCAAAGACAAGCAGACAGGCCAGAACAGAGGCTTTGCCTTTGTACAGCTGTCCTCTCCTCTG GAAGCCTCTCAGCTGCTAACCATATTGCAGGGACTGCAGCCTCCTCTAAAACTGGATGGGAAAACCATTGGGGTGGATTATGCTAAGAGCGCTAGAAA GGACCTTTTACTACCAGACGGAAATCGTGTCAGTGCCTTCTCTGTGGCCAGCACAGCCATTGCGGCAGCCCAGTGGTCATCAAGTCAG AGCTCAGAGGGAATGTCAGAGTACAGCTACCTACAGGAAGGCTATACTCCAATGTCACAG GACTACCAGACGTTCTTCCAGCAAGGAGCAGGAGCCAGCACCTCACAGGGAAATGGAATTCTAGGAG CTGCCCCCGGTGTAAAGATTGTTCCAACTGCAGCTGGAGTAGTAATCTCACAGAGTGCACAAGTCTACCAACCCCATATAATTGCTCAGCCTGCTGTTCAG GCATTGCCTCTCGCTCAGCAACTGGAGCCAAAACCCCAGACAGGACATCTCTCCAGCGTTGAAACTGCGTCTGCGCCCGTCGCCCCTGTAGTTGCTGCCACTGTTACCGATGCCAGTACGGTAACAACCTCTGGACAGACAACTGATTCCAGCGCTG CTGTTCCTGATACATCCACCTATCAGTATGATGAGTCCTCTGGCTACTATTATGATCCTCAAACTGGCCTCTACTATGACCCAAACACACAT tattACTACAACTCTCAGACCCAGCAGTATCTGTACTGGGACAGTGAGAAGCAGACATACGTACCTGCCGCAACTGACCCAAATGCTGGGCAGAATGATAACACAACAAGCGGCTCCGCAGCAACAGGTAGCAAAGAACCTAAAGAAGgcaaggagaaaaaggaaaagcccAAAAGCAAGACCGCTCAGCAG attGCTAAAGATATGGAACGGTGGGCTAAAAGTCTCAACAAGCAGAAAGAGAACTTTAAAAGTAGCTTTCAGCCTATTAGtcaagaagagaggaaggaggcagCAGCGGCTGATGCTGGCTACACACTGTTTGAGAAGAAG CAGGTGGGAGGTCTAGACAGACTCATGTCAGAGATGCCAAGGGGCCCTGAGGAGGAGCCACCAACCAGCTCAGTGAACACTTCCAAG TGTGGCCTTGTGGCAGCCTACAGTGGAGACAGTGACCCTGAGGAGGGGGGGACAGAGCCTGATGTTGGTGACGGAGGCCAGGACAAACTGACAGACTGGAAAAAGTTGGCCTGCTTGCTGTGTAGGAGACAGTTTCCCAATAAAGAGAGTCTAATTCGACATCAGCAACTGTCTGATCTTCACAAG AAAAACCTGGAGGTTCTCCGCAGATCCAAAATGAGCGAAGCAGAGCTGGAAGAGTTGGAAAGGAAAGAGACTGAG ATGAAATACAGAGatagagcagctgagaggagagaaaaatacGGCATCCCTGAACCCCCAGCgcccaaaaagaagaaatttagCCAACCAGCACCAGTCAT tAACTATGAGCAGCCCACAAAGGACGGCCTTAACAGTGACAATATTGGCAACAAAATGCTGCAGGCCATGGGCTGGAAGGAGGGGAAAGGACTTGGTCGCAATCAGCAGGGCATCACTGCACCAATTGAG GCACAGTTGAGAACAAAAGGAGCTGGACTTGGCATTAAAGGATCCAACTACACCCTCTCTGCCTCGGACACGTATAAAGACGCAGTCCGCAAAGCCATGTTTGCTCGCTTCACTGAATTGGAATAA
- the rbm5 gene encoding RNA-binding protein 5 isoform X2 has protein sequence MGADKRISRTERSGRYGSDQPRDESEWRDRRERDQERDHNMRRWGEERRSDRYEGGDRRGLRDSPEQRERKRRNSDRSEDGYHSDGDYPEQDYRREPGDEKKSKTIMLWGLSPHVTEDDVRFAIDQLEGPQPVDVRLMKKKTGISRGFAFVDFYHLQDATRWMETNQKRLTIQGKSVDMHYSHPRNKYEDWLCNTCGLYNFRRRLKCFRCGAAKAESETNSNTGASETQPSGDFYGDTIILRNIAPLTTVEAIMAALAPYANLSSNNIRLIKDKQTGQNRGFAFVQLSSPLEASQLLTILQGLQPPLKLDGKTIGVDYAKSARKDLLLPDGNRVSAFSVASTAIAAAQWSSSQSSEGMSEYSYLQEGYTPMSQDYQTFFQQGAGASTSQGNGILGAAPGVKIVPTAAGVVISQSAQVYQPHIIAQPAVQALPLAQQLEPKPQTGHLSSVETASAPVAPVVAATVTDASTVTTSGQTTDSSAAVPDTSTYQYDESSGYYYDPQTGLYYDPNTHYYYNSQTQQYLYWDSEKQTYVPAATDPNAGQNDNTTSGSAATGSKEPKEGKEKKEKPKSKTAQQIAKDMERWAKSLNKQKENFKSSFQPISQEERKEAAAADAGYTLFEKKVGGLDRLMSEMPRGPEEEPPTSSVNTSKCGLVAAYSGDSDPEEGGTEPDVGDGGQDKLTDWKKLACLLCRRQFPNKESLIRHQQLSDLHKKNLEVLRRSKMSEAELEELERKETEMKYRDRAAERREKYGIPEPPAPKKKKFSQPAPVINYEQPTKDGLNSDNIGNKMLQAMGWKEGKGLGRNQQGITAPIEAQLRTKGAGLGIKGSNYTLSASDTYKDAVRKAMFARFTELE, from the exons atGGGAGCTGATAAAAG GATTAGTCGGACAGAGCGCAGCGGTAGATATGGCTCTGACCAGCCCCGTGATGAATCAGAATGGCGCGACAGAAGAGAGCGGGATCAAGAGCGTGATCACAACATGCGCCGCTGGGGGGAAGAAAGACGCAGTGATCGTTATGAAGGAGGAGATCGCAGAGGATTGAGGGACAGTCCAGAG caaagagaaagaaaacgaCGCAACAGTGATAGATCAGAAGATGGGTATCACTCTGATGGCGACTACCCAGAGCAGGATTACAGAAGGGAACCTGGAGACGAGAAGAAGAGCAAGACCATCATGCTCTGGGGTCTGTCTCCTCATGTCACTGAGGATGAT GTTCGTTTTGCCATAGACCAACTGGAGGGACCCCAGCCAGTGGATGTCAGgctgatgaaaaagaaaacag GTATAAGCCGTGGTTTCGCCTTCGTGGACTTTTATCACTTGCAAGATGCTACCCGATGGATGGAGACCAATCAG AAACGTCTGACCATCCAAGGCAAAAGCGTGGACATGCACTACAGTCACCCCAGAAACAAGTATGAAGACTGGCTCTGCAACACT TGTGGCCTGTACAATTTCCGGAGGAGGCTGAAGTGCTTCAGGTGTGGAGCAGCCAAAGCTG AAAGTGAAACCAACAGTAACACTGGAGCCTCTGAAACTCAACCCAGTGGAGATTTCTATGGCGACA CAATCATCCTGCGAAATATTGCTCCCCTGACCACCGTGGAAGCCATCATGGCAGCCCTGGCACCATATGCTAATCTTTCATCCAACAACATTCGCCTCATCAAAGACAAGCAGACAGGCCAGAACAGAGGCTTTGCCTTTGTACAGCTGTCCTCTCCTCTG GAAGCCTCTCAGCTGCTAACCATATTGCAGGGACTGCAGCCTCCTCTAAAACTGGATGGGAAAACCATTGGGGTGGATTATGCTAAGAGCGCTAGAAA GGACCTTTTACTACCAGACGGAAATCGTGTCAGTGCCTTCTCTGTGGCCAGCACAGCCATTGCGGCAGCCCAGTGGTCATCAAGTCAG AGCTCAGAGGGAATGTCAGAGTACAGCTACCTACAGGAAGGCTATACTCCAATGTCACAG GACTACCAGACGTTCTTCCAGCAAGGAGCAGGAGCCAGCACCTCACAGGGAAATGGAATTCTAGGAG CTGCCCCCGGTGTAAAGATTGTTCCAACTGCAGCTGGAGTAGTAATCTCACAGAGTGCACAAGTCTACCAACCCCATATAATTGCTCAGCCTGCTGTTCAG GCATTGCCTCTCGCTCAGCAACTGGAGCCAAAACCCCAGACAGGACATCTCTCCAGCGTTGAAACTGCGTCTGCGCCCGTCGCCCCTGTAGTTGCTGCCACTGTTACCGATGCCAGTACGGTAACAACCTCTGGACAGACAACTGATTCCAGCGCTG CTGTTCCTGATACATCCACCTATCAGTATGATGAGTCCTCTGGCTACTATTATGATCCTCAAACTGGCCTCTACTATGACCCAAACACACAT tattACTACAACTCTCAGACCCAGCAGTATCTGTACTGGGACAGTGAGAAGCAGACATACGTACCTGCCGCAACTGACCCAAATGCTGGGCAGAATGATAACACAACAAGCGGCTCCGCAGCAACAGGTAGCAAAGAACCTAAAGAAGgcaaggagaaaaaggaaaagcccAAAAGCAAGACCGCTCAGCAG attGCTAAAGATATGGAACGGTGGGCTAAAAGTCTCAACAAGCAGAAAGAGAACTTTAAAAGTAGCTTTCAGCCTATTAGtcaagaagagaggaaggaggcagCAGCGGCTGATGCTGGCTACACACTGTTTGAGAAGAAG GTGGGAGGTCTAGACAGACTCATGTCAGAGATGCCAAGGGGCCCTGAGGAGGAGCCACCAACCAGCTCAGTGAACACTTCCAAG TGTGGCCTTGTGGCAGCCTACAGTGGAGACAGTGACCCTGAGGAGGGGGGGACAGAGCCTGATGTTGGTGACGGAGGCCAGGACAAACTGACAGACTGGAAAAAGTTGGCCTGCTTGCTGTGTAGGAGACAGTTTCCCAATAAAGAGAGTCTAATTCGACATCAGCAACTGTCTGATCTTCACAAG AAAAACCTGGAGGTTCTCCGCAGATCCAAAATGAGCGAAGCAGAGCTGGAAGAGTTGGAAAGGAAAGAGACTGAG ATGAAATACAGAGatagagcagctgagaggagagaaaaatacGGCATCCCTGAACCCCCAGCgcccaaaaagaagaaatttagCCAACCAGCACCAGTCAT tAACTATGAGCAGCCCACAAAGGACGGCCTTAACAGTGACAATATTGGCAACAAAATGCTGCAGGCCATGGGCTGGAAGGAGGGGAAAGGACTTGGTCGCAATCAGCAGGGCATCACTGCACCAATTGAG GCACAGTTGAGAACAAAAGGAGCTGGACTTGGCATTAAAGGATCCAACTACACCCTCTCTGCCTCGGACACGTATAAAGACGCAGTCCGCAAAGCCATGTTTGCTCGCTTCACTGAATTGGAATAA